The DNA region AAAAACACGCTGATTGTTTTTATGGGGTTTAAAAAAGGAAAAATCTATCATAGTATATTATTGATCATTGCCTTTTTCAGTACACTGGCATTTTCCGTTGTGAATTTAAAAGGTTGGCTATTTTTTTTACCTTTAATTGCTTACGTACCAATTTTCCTTCATTTGAGAAGGGTGCTTGGAACGGATAGAAATGATCAAATAGACCCTGAGTTAAAGAAACTAGCATTAAGCACCTTCTTTTTGTCAGTACTGATTTACATCAGTTGTAATATTTTTTTGTAAATTTAGAATATGAACCTACTAAAATAACAACCATTTTGGAACAACCAATTAGAATTCTAATCGTAGAGGACAACGTTATCATTGCAGATGATATGGAATCCATGCTAGAAGAAATAGGGTATGAGATTGTAGATAATGTTATTGTCTATGAGCAAGCCGAAGAAGTTTTAAAAACACAACATGTTGACCTTGTTTTAATTGACATAATTTTAGCTTCTGACAAAACTGGGATTGACCTAGGTAAACATATTCGAGAAAATTATGATATACCTTTCATATTTGTAACATCAAACTCAGATAGGGCTACAGTAGAGAATGCTAAAACGGTAAAACCAAATGGATATTTAGTGAAACCTTTTGAACAGCAAGACCTTTACACTTCTATAGAAATTGCTCTTTCTAATTTTACAAGATCGGACAAATCTACGGCAGCTGTAGTGGAAAATGAAGAAGATGTTCCAATGTCCAATACTGTTTTAAAGGATTCTATTTTTGTAAAGAAACAACACCTTTATTATCGTATACAATTTAGTGATATTCGCTTTATTAAAGCGGATAATGTGTATTTAGAAGTGAATACGGTAGATAAGAAGTTCTTGGTCCGTTCACCACTAAAGGATTATTTAGAGAAATTGCCGAAAAACAAATTTTACAGAGCCCATAAATCATATATTGTA from Zobellia alginiliquefaciens includes:
- a CDS encoding LytR/AlgR family response regulator transcription factor; amino-acid sequence: MEQPIRILIVEDNVIIADDMESMLEEIGYEIVDNVIVYEQAEEVLKTQHVDLVLIDIILASDKTGIDLGKHIRENYDIPFIFVTSNSDRATVENAKTVKPNGYLVKPFEQQDLYTSIEIALSNFTRSDKSTAAVVENEEDVPMSNTVLKDSIFVKKQHLYYRIQFSDIRFIKADNVYLEVNTVDKKFLVRSPLKDYLEKLPKNKFYRAHKSYIVNVDHIDAINSKDIMIKDTLIPISKDFKEFIISAMNS